A genome region from Candidatus Hydrogenedentota bacterium includes the following:
- a CDS encoding DUF1559 domain-containing protein, whose product MRRCGFTLIELLVVIAIIGILAAILLPALARAREAARRSSCANNLKQWGVVFKMYANEARGGLFPPIQQTRSGQLGCYLTPYVSGVYPDYVTDPRIYVCPSSATHTERKMYYDAANGDDAQFCPECLGQPILINRWPQGLHNRWWRADDSYVYFGFMYDRCDDRPEYLTPPSEYEALIHMFRPEIALPDEGVQKQFVQHWLIILTSPDMIANWQAADTDFRLYPLPSLDNDTTDPRLEGCGNGGGRTVHRLREGVERFCVTDINNPAAAAMAQSGVFVLFDTVSAKAQDFNHVPGGANVLYMDGHVEFLRYPNPKAPVLRTFAIANQLLSE is encoded by the coding sequence ATGCGGCGATGCGGCTTCACCCTCATTGAATTGCTGGTGGTGATCGCGATCATCGGCATACTGGCGGCCATCCTGCTGCCGGCCTTGGCGCGCGCGCGGGAAGCGGCGCGCCGATCAAGTTGCGCGAACAATCTCAAGCAGTGGGGCGTGGTTTTCAAGATGTACGCCAACGAGGCGCGCGGCGGCCTGTTTCCGCCGATTCAGCAAACGCGTTCCGGGCAACTGGGCTGTTATCTTACCCCCTATGTTTCCGGCGTCTACCCGGATTACGTCACGGACCCGCGCATCTATGTGTGCCCGTCGAGCGCAACGCACACGGAACGCAAGATGTACTACGATGCCGCGAACGGCGACGATGCGCAATTCTGCCCGGAATGTCTCGGCCAGCCGATTCTCATCAACCGGTGGCCGCAGGGTCTTCACAATCGCTGGTGGCGGGCCGACGATTCATACGTGTATTTCGGTTTTATGTATGACCGTTGCGACGACCGGCCGGAATATCTGACGCCGCCTTCCGAGTACGAGGCGCTCATCCACATGTTTCGCCCGGAGATTGCGCTGCCCGACGAAGGCGTCCAAAAGCAATTTGTCCAGCATTGGCTGATTATCCTGACATCGCCGGACATGATTGCGAATTGGCAGGCCGCCGACACCGATTTCCGCCTGTACCCGTTGCCGTCGCTCGACAACGACACGACGGATCCGCGCCTGGAAGGATGCGGCAACGGCGGCGGACGCACCGTCCATCGTCTCCGCGAAGGCGTCGAACGCTTCTGTGTGACTGACATCAACAATCCCGCAGCCGCCGCAATGGCACAGAGCGGCGTCTTTGTCCTATTCGACACCGTATCCGCGAAAGCCCAGGATTTCAACCACGTGCCGGGCGGCGCCAACGTGCTCTACATGGACGGGCACGTCGAATTCCTGCGCTATCCCAACCCCAAGGCGCCCGTCCTGCGCACATTCGCCATCGCCAACCAGCTTCTGTCGGAATAG